Part of the Kineococcus aurantiacus genome, CCGGACAGGGCGCACCCGCCGGGAGGACCACGCAGGGGATCCGACCCGCAGGAACCCTCTACCGCGGCCGCGAGGGCATGTGGTCCTGGGTGATGCACCGCATCTCCGGCGTGCTGATCTTCTTCTTCCTCTTCGTGCACGTGCTGGACACCGCGACGGTGCGCGTCTCCCCCGAGGTCTACAACGGGGTCATCGGCCAGTACAAGAACCCCGTCATGGGCCTGGGCGAGGCCGGCCTGGTCGGCGCCGTCGTCTTCCACGCGCTCAACGGGGTCCGCATCATCCTCGTCGACTTCTGGTCCGGCGGCACCAAGCACCAGCGCAAGCTGTTCTGGGGCGTCGTCGCGGTCTGGGTCGTCCTCATGGTGCCCTTCCTCGTCCGCCACCTGACCATCGTCTTCACGCACTGAGGGGCCGCGCGCCGTGAGCACCGATCAGACCCCCGGCGGCAGCTACGCCCCCGCCCTGGAGACCCCCCGCTCCCCCTACAAGCGCAACAAGCCGACCCGGACCAACTGGGAGCTCTACGGCTGGCTGTTCATGCGCATGTCCGGCGTCGTCCTCATCGTCCTGGTCTTCGGGCACCTGTTCGTCAACCTCATGACGGGCGAAGGCATCCACCAGGTCGACTGGGGTTTCGTCGCCGGGAAGTGGTCCAGCCCGTTCTGGCAGGTCTGGGACCTGCTGATGCTGTGGCTGGCCCAGCTGCACGGCACCAACGGCGTGCGCACCATCATCAACGACTACGCCGAGCGCGACCGGACGCGGTTCTGGCTGAAGATGGCGCTGTACCTGGCGACCGTCGTCGTCATCGTCGTCGGGACCCTGGTGATCTTCACCTTCGACCCGTGCGCGGACCCGAGCTCGACGCTGGACGTGTGCCGCCCGGCGATCGACGACGTGCCCACCGTCACCAGCCCCAACACCTGATCCGAGAACGGGAGCAGCACCATGCAGACGCACCAGTTCGACGTCGTCATCGTCGGCGCGGGCGGCGCGGGGATGCGCGCGGCCCTGGAATCGGGCCAGCGGGCCCGCACGGCCGTGCTCACCAAGCTCTACCCGACGCGCTCGCACACCGGTGCGGCCCAGGGCGGCATGTGCGCCGCGCTGGCCAACGTCGAGGAGGACAACTGGGAGTGGCACACCTTCGACACCGTCAAGGGCGGTGACTACCTCGTCGACCAGGACGCCGCCGAGGTGATGTGCAAGGAGGCCATCGACGCGGTCCTGGACCTGGAGAAGATGGGCCTGCCGTTCAACCGCACGCCCGAGGGCAAGATCGACCAGCGCCGCTTCGGCGGGCACACCCGCGACCACGGCAAGTCCCCCGTGCGCCGGTCCTGCTTCGCCGCCGACCGCACCGGTCACATGATCCTGCAGACCCTCTACCAGCAGTGCGTCAAGCACGAGGTGGAGTTCTTCAACGAGTTCTACGTCCTGGACCTGCTCCTCGTCCCGACCACCGAGGCGAAGACGGGCACCGAGATCGAGGGCGCCGCCGACCAGCCCGGCCTGCGGACCCCGCCGAGCATCGGCACCCCCGGCGACCAGCGCATCGCCGGCGTCGTGGCGTACGAGCTGGCCACCGGCGAGATCCACGTCTTCCAGGCCAAGTCGGTCGTGCTCGCCACCGGCGGTGCGGGCAAGGTCTACAAGACGACCTCGAACGCGCACACCCTCACCGGCGACGGCATGGCCATCGCCTACCGCCGCGGCCTGCCGCTGGAGGACATGGAGTTCTTCCAGTTCCACCCGACCGGCCTGGCGGGCCTGGGGATCCTGCTGTCCGAGGCCGCCCGCGGCGAGGGCGGCATCCTGCGCAACGCCGACGGCGAGCGGTTCATGGAGCGCTACGCCCCCACCATCAAGGACCTCGCCCCGCGCGACATCGTCGCCCGGTCGATGGCCAACGAGGTGCGCGAGGGCCGCGGCGCCGGGCCGAACAAGGACTACGTCCTGCTCGACCTGACCCACCTGGAGCCGGCGCACATCGACGCCAAGCTGCCCGACATCACCGAGTTCGCCCGCACCTACCTGGGCGTCGAGCCGTACACCGAGCCCGTCCCGGTCTACCCCACCGCGCACTACGCGATGGGCGGCGTGCCGACGAACGTCGACGCCGAGGTGCTGCAGGACAACACCCGCGTCGTGCCCGGCCTGTACGCGGCCGGGGAGGTCGCCTGCGTGTCGGTGCACGGCTCGAACCGGCTGGGCACCAACTCCCTGCTCGACATCAATGTCTTCGGCCGCCGCGCCGGCATCGCCGCCGCGGAGTACGCGAACAAGGCCGAGTGGATCGCCGTGCCCGAGGGCTCGGAGGTCCCGGTCGTGAACTGGATGGCCGAGCTGCGCGACCGCCCCCAGGGCGAGCGCGTCTCCGACATCCGGCGCGAGCTGCAGGAGACGATGGACGCCAACGCGCAGGTGTTCCGCACCGAGGCCACCCTCAAGCAGGCCCTCACCGACATCGAGCGGCTCAAGGAGCGGTACTCGCGCGCCTCCGTCCAGGACAAGGGCAAGCGGTTCAACCTCGACCTCCTCGAAGGTCTCGAGCTGGGCTTCCTGCTCGACCTCGCCGAGGCCATGTGCCTGGGTGCCCTGGAGCGCAAGGAGTCCCGCGGCGGCCACTTCCGCGAGGACTACCCCAACCGCGACGACGTGAACTACATGCGGCACACGATGGTCTACCGCGAGCCCGCCGCCGACGGGTCCTACACCACGCGCCTGGACTTCAAGCCCGTCGTCCAGACCCGCTACCAGCCGATGGAGCGCAAGTACTGATGTCGACGTTCGAGACGAGCCCGCAGGAGACCAACGCCGAAGCGGCGTCGGCCAAGTCGGCCGAGACGGCTCGCAGCGGTTCCGGCAGGAAGGCTCCCGTCGAGGGTCAGGGCGGCACCGGCGAGATCCCCTCGTTCACCGTCACCCTGAAGCTGCGCCGGTACGACCCGGAGAAGGACTCCGAGCCGCACTGGGAGACGTACGACCTCACGATGCACGGCACCGACCGCGTGCTCGACGCCCTGCACAAGGTGAAGTGGGAGCAGGACGGCACCCTGACGTTCCGCCGCTCCTGCGCCCACGGCGTCTGCGGTTCGGACGCCATGCGCATTAACGGCCGCAACCGGCTCGCGTGCAAGACGCTGCTGAAGGACCTCGACATCAAGAAGCCGATCGTCGTGGAACCCATCAAGGGCCTGCCCGTCGAGAAGGACCTCATCGTCGACATGGAGCCGTTCTTCGCGGCCTACCGCGAGGTCATGCCGTTCCTCATCACCAAGGGCGCCGAGCCGACCCGCGAGCGCATCCAGTCCCAGGCCGACCGCGAGCGCTTCGACGACACCACCAAGTGCATCCTGTGCGCGGCGTGCACGTCGAGCTGCCCGGTGTTCTGGAACGACGGCCAGTACTTCGGCCCCGCCGCGATCGTCAACGCGCACCGGTTCATCTTCGACAGCCGCGACGTCGGCTCGGACCTGCGCCTGGAGATCCTCAACGACAAGGAGGGCGTGTGGCGCTGCCGCACGACCTTCAACTGCTCCGAGGCGTGCCCGCGCGGCATCCAGGTGACCCGCGCCATCGCCGAGGTCAAGCAGGCGCTGATCGCCCGCAAGCTCTGACCCACCGCGCGCAGGGCCCGTCCGGACGTCCCGGGCGGGCCCTTCGTCGTCCCCGGCGACCCGCTCCCCCGCCCGGGCCGTAGGCTCCCCGCGTGCCGGAGCTCGTCGAACGTTCGCTGTCGGTGGCCGGGCGGGCGCTGGACCTGCTGCTGCCCCGCGACCTGGAGGAGCTGTTCACGCCCCGGGCGTACGCCGACGAGCGGTTCGCGCCGTACTGGGCCGAGCTGTGGCCGAGCGCGCTGGCCCTGGCCGACGCCGTGGCCGCGGTGGCGCCGGGCACGCGGACGCTGGAGCTCGGCTGCGGCCTGGGCGTGCCGTCCCTGCGGGCCGCGCTGGCCGGGCACGACGTCACCGCGACCGACTGGACCCCCGACGCGGTGGCGCTGCTGGAGGGCAACGCCGCCCGCAACGGCGCCCGCCTCGCGGTGCGCGCCTGGGACTGGACGACCGACCCGGCGCCCCTGGACCCGCCGTTCGACCTCGTCGTGGCCGCCGACGTCCTCTACGAGCGCGCGCAGGTCGGCACGGTCCTCACGGCGCTGCCCGCGCTGGTGGCCCCCGGCGGGCAGGTGTGGGTCGCCGACCCGGGCCGTCCCGCCGCGCGCGAGTTCACCGCGCGGGCCGCGCGGGACTGGGCGGTGGACCGGGTGCCGCACGCCGGGCCGGCCGAGGTGGCGATCCACCGGCTGCGCGCGCCTGCGTAGAGTGCGGGCAGGGCCACACCGGGGAGACGCATGCGCCACCAGGACCGCTACCTGCAGATCAGCCGGATCCTGTCCCGGCACGGCCTGGGCTACTTCATCGACGCCCTGGGGCTCGAGCGGTGGGTGCGCACGGACTGGGACCTGTTCGGCCACCCCCGCGAACGGGAACGGCACACCCGCGCCGAGCACGTCCGGCTCGTCATGGAGGAGCTCGGCCCGACGGCCGTCAAGATCGGGCAGATCCTCTCCACCCGCCCCGACCTGCTGTCCCCCGCGTTCCAGCGCGAGCTGGAGAAGCTCCAGGACAGCGCGAGCCCCGTGCCGTGGGAGGTCGTCCGCGCCGCCGTCGAGGAGGAGCTGGGCGCGGACCCGGAGGAGCTGTTCGTCCACTTCAGCCGCGACCCCCTGGCCAGCGCCTCGATCG contains:
- the sdhC gene encoding succinate dehydrogenase, cytochrome b556 subunit, which encodes MTPPGQGAPAGRTTQGIRPAGTLYRGREGMWSWVMHRISGVLIFFFLFVHVLDTATVRVSPEVYNGVIGQYKNPVMGLGEAGLVGAVVFHALNGVRIILVDFWSGGTKHQRKLFWGVVAVWVVLMVPFLVRHLTIVFTH
- a CDS encoding succinate dehydrogenase hydrophobic membrane anchor subunit, coding for MSTDQTPGGSYAPALETPRSPYKRNKPTRTNWELYGWLFMRMSGVVLIVLVFGHLFVNLMTGEGIHQVDWGFVAGKWSSPFWQVWDLLMLWLAQLHGTNGVRTIINDYAERDRTRFWLKMALYLATVVVIVVGTLVIFTFDPCADPSSTLDVCRPAIDDVPTVTSPNT
- a CDS encoding FAD-binding protein, whose amino-acid sequence is MQTHQFDVVIVGAGGAGMRAALESGQRARTAVLTKLYPTRSHTGAAQGGMCAALANVEEDNWEWHTFDTVKGGDYLVDQDAAEVMCKEAIDAVLDLEKMGLPFNRTPEGKIDQRRFGGHTRDHGKSPVRRSCFAADRTGHMILQTLYQQCVKHEVEFFNEFYVLDLLLVPTTEAKTGTEIEGAADQPGLRTPPSIGTPGDQRIAGVVAYELATGEIHVFQAKSVVLATGGAGKVYKTTSNAHTLTGDGMAIAYRRGLPLEDMEFFQFHPTGLAGLGILLSEAARGEGGILRNADGERFMERYAPTIKDLAPRDIVARSMANEVREGRGAGPNKDYVLLDLTHLEPAHIDAKLPDITEFARTYLGVEPYTEPVPVYPTAHYAMGGVPTNVDAEVLQDNTRVVPGLYAAGEVACVSVHGSNRLGTNSLLDINVFGRRAGIAAAEYANKAEWIAVPEGSEVPVVNWMAELRDRPQGERVSDIRRELQETMDANAQVFRTEATLKQALTDIERLKERYSRASVQDKGKRFNLDLLEGLELGFLLDLAEAMCLGALERKESRGGHFREDYPNRDDVNYMRHTMVYREPAADGSYTTRLDFKPVVQTRYQPMERKY
- a CDS encoding succinate dehydrogenase iron-sulfur subunit, which gives rise to MSTFETSPQETNAEAASAKSAETARSGSGRKAPVEGQGGTGEIPSFTVTLKLRRYDPEKDSEPHWETYDLTMHGTDRVLDALHKVKWEQDGTLTFRRSCAHGVCGSDAMRINGRNRLACKTLLKDLDIKKPIVVEPIKGLPVEKDLIVDMEPFFAAYREVMPFLITKGAEPTRERIQSQADRERFDDTTKCILCAACTSSCPVFWNDGQYFGPAAIVNAHRFIFDSRDVGSDLRLEILNDKEGVWRCRTTFNCSEACPRGIQVTRAIAEVKQALIARKL
- a CDS encoding methyltransferase domain-containing protein, giving the protein MPELVERSLSVAGRALDLLLPRDLEELFTPRAYADERFAPYWAELWPSALALADAVAAVAPGTRTLELGCGLGVPSLRAALAGHDVTATDWTPDAVALLEGNAARNGARLAVRAWDWTTDPAPLDPPFDLVVAADVLYERAQVGTVLTALPALVAPGGQVWVADPGRPAAREFTARAARDWAVDRVPHAGPAEVAIHRLRAPA